AAGCAAACCCTTCGGCTGGTGAAGCTTACTTCGGTATTGCTGCTGGCTCTTTGCCTGCAGGTAAGTGCCCGTGGATTGTCGCAAACAGTGACCATCCGCGAAAACAATGTAAGCCTCCAGAAAGTATTTGAACAAATCAGAAAGCAAACCGGCTATCAGTTTTTTTATGCCGATGAAGTACTGAAAATGGCGAAGCCTGTTTCGCTGTCGGTACAAAATGAAAGATTGGTAAATGTGCTGAACCTCTGCTTTGAAGGCCAGGTACTCACATACACCATTGAAGAAAAAACCATTGTGGTAAAACGCAAAACGGCTGAGCCAGAAGTTGAAATTCCCAACACCGGCACTGTAGTAGAGCAGCCGCAAATTGTGGTTACGGGCCGTGTGTCCGACATCAAAGGACAGCCGCTGGTAGGGGCCAGCGTGTATGTAAAAGGCACCAACAATGGTACTACCACCGACAACAATGGTGAGTACAGCATTTCGGTAGATGACAATGCAACGCTGGTGTTTTCTTTTGTAGGCTACACTAGTACCGAACAAGCAGTAGGCAATCGTAAATCTATTAACGTTAGCCTCAAACTCATTGAGCGTTCTATGGAAGATGTGGTAGTGGTGGGTTATGGTACCCAAAAGAAAAGAGACCTCACGGGTTCTGTTTCTTCCATCAAAGGTGAAGAAGTAGCCAGCATGCCTTCTACCAACCCCATTGCTTCTTTGCAAGGAAAAGTAGCTGGTTTAACGGTATCAAACAGCGGCCGTGCAGGTGCCAGCCCTGTGGTACGCATTCGTGGTGTAAACAGCACCAACAGTGCCAGCCCCGTGTATGTGGTGGATGGTATTTTGCATGACAACATCGACTTCCTCAATCCTGCAGACATCGAATCCATCGACATTCTTCGTGATCCATCTTCTATTGCCATTTATGGTGTACGTGGTGCCAACGGCGTTATTGCTATTACCTCTAAAAAAGCAGCCCGTGGCCAAACCCGTATCAACCTGCAAAGCAATGTAGGTGTACAGGTAGTGCAGGATAAAATCAAAATCACCGATGCAGAAGGATTTAAGAAATTGTACAACGCACAGTTGGCCAACCTGAATGCTGCGCCGTTTGATTATACCAACTACACTGCCAATACCAACTGGCAAAATGAAGTGTTGCAAAAAGCAGTGATGTCTTCTACCAACCTCAGCATTTCTAACAATAGCGAAAAATCAACCACCTATGTAAACATTGGGTACACCGATCAGGAAGGTGTGTTGAAGTTTGACCGCTACAAGCGTTATCTCGTTCGCTTGAATGAAGAAATTCGTTTCAACAAAAACATTAAAGTAGGTGGTGATATCACAGGCTATCATTTTGTAAACACGCCTCCCGGTGCTTCTATTTCTAATGCTTTGTGGGCTGCACCCATTGTACCCATTCAGGCCGATGCCAATACGTATTACAGCATGCCTTCGTTTCAGCGGGCACAGGTGGGCAACCCCATTGCTGCGCTGAATCGCAACCAGGGCAATGAGGTAGATAAAGGTTTCCGGGTGATTGGTAGTTTGTTTGCCGAAGTGAAGTTTTTACAAAACTTCACCTGGCGCAGTACCGTGTACACCGACCTTGGTTTCAATACCAACCGTAGCTACTCACGGCTGCCATTTTCGTTCATCAATTTGGGCGAAGGCGGTACACCTACCACCACTACATTCGACCAACTTGCCCGCACCACTGTGTCGCAACAGCAAAGTGAATCCCGCCGCTTCCAGCAAGACCATACACTGGCCTTCGATAAGAAGTTTGGCAATGGCCACAGCATCAATGCACTGGCTGGTTTTACGACCATTTACAGCGCCAGTTCTTTTGTAGGTGGTACCCGCAGAGATACTGCGGTAAACATTCCGGATGATCCTGATTTCTGGTACCTCAGCATCTCTAACCCCAACAATCCTATTACCAACACTGGTGGTGGTAGCGAAAGTTCTATTGTGGGTGCGTTTGCCCGTGTGGGTTATCAGTTTAAAAACAAGTATTTGCTCAATGCCACTATCCGCCGCGATGGTAGCTCCAAGTTTGCACCAGAAAATCGCTGGGGTACCTTTGGAAGCATCGGCGCCGGTTGGGTACTGAGCGATGAAAAATTCTTTGATAAAGTAAAAGGCATCAACTTCCTGAAACTTCGTGCAGCCTGGGGCCGTACGGGTAATGCCAACGGTATTGCCGACAACATCTTTAAGCCCGGTGTGCAAAATGCTTCAACAGCCATTTTTGCCGACAACATTTATACCTCCATACAGGCGGCCTACATTCCCGACCCCAACCTGCATTGGGAAACCGTACAAGGGCTGGATCTGGGTGTAGACATTCGTGCATTCGACAATCGCCTGAATGCAGAACTGACGTACTACGATCGTACCACTACCGACATTCTTACTGCCGTAACCCTGCCCAACGAATCCCGCAGTTACTTCACCAACCTGGGTAAAATTACCAACCGTGGTGTGGAAGTAAACCTGGGCTGGAGCGACAACATTGGTAAGAAATTTGGCTACCGTGTTGGGGCTAATTTCAGCTACAACTACAACGTAGTAAATTCAATCGGTAACAATTTCAACTTTACCATTTTGGGTAATGGTGGCAACAACCTGACTAAAACCGGTGAATCCATTGGTCACTTCTTTGGGTATCGTCAAACAGGTATTTATCAGTCTACTGCCGACATCTCTAAGCAGGCTGCCTTCATCAACACATTGCCTGGTGATATTGCCTATGCCGATTTGGATGGCGATGATGTAATTACACCAGCCGACCGTACCAATATTGGTACACCTTTCCCACCATATTCTTATGGTGCCAATATCGAACTGAACTATAACGGATTCGACTTTGTGCTCGAAGGTCAGGGTGCCGCCGGACACAGCATTTACACACAGCGCCGCACATCTACTTTTGCAGTGCTCAACTACGAAGCCAACCGCCTGAATGCATGGACTGCGCCAGGTACCAGCAATGTAGAACCCATTTTGGACAACACCCGTGGCAACAACTTCCTGATGAGCACCTACTTCCTGGAGCCCGGCGATTACTTCCGCATTCGTACGTTGCAAGTGGGTTACACTTTCCAGCAAAATGCGCTGCGCAAAGTGGGTATTCAAAAAGCAAGAGTGTTCCTGAGCGGACAGAATATCAAAACATGGAGCCTCGTTACCGGTTACTCACCCGAGCCACTCATTGGCAGCATTTTGGGTGGTGGTGCTGATAATGGTGCTTATCCTGTTCCTGCTATTTACTCTTGTGGCATCAACCTTACTTTCTAACAGACAAAAACATTTCCAAATGAAAACAATCAATCAACTTACCTGGAAAGCTTGCCTGTTGGTATTGTCCGCAGGACTGCTCTTTACGAGCACAGGCTGCAATAAGTTTTTAGATACCGAACGTCAAGGGGCTTATGACGAAGAGAACTATCCGTACCCCGGTGGCAGCGGCCCGTACGACCAATTTATTTTTGGTGCCTACAACGATTTGCGCAGCTTCAACCTGCACAGCCAATCATTCATTACTGCCGTAAGTATTCGCAGCGATGATGCAGACAAAGGAAGTACGCCAGCCGATGGTGGAGCCAATGCTTTGACCATGGATAATTTTCCTGTGTTGCCAAGCAATGGTTTCCTCAATACCATTTGGTTGGGCAACTATTCGTTAGTAACAAAATGTAACAGCACCATTAAAGAAGTAAACACCAATGCTACCATTGTAGCGCCTGAGCAAATCAAGCAGCAAACTTTGGGTGAAGCACGTTTCCTGCGGGCCTATGCCTACTTCAATCTGGTGCGTTATTTTGGTAGTGTGCCCCTCATCGATTCATTGTTCTCCGATCCTGCGGCGCAGAATAACGTACCACAGAGTTCAGCAGCTCAGTTGTACGCCTTCATCGAAAGCGACCTGACATTTGCGGCAGCCAATTTGCCACTTACATGGGATGCAAAATTTGCCGGCCGTGTCACCCGTGGTGCTGCCAATGGTTTGCTGGCAAAAGTGTACCTCACCCAAAAGAAATGGGCTGCGGCACAAGCTGCTGCACAAGCGGTTATGGCTTCGGGTGTGTATGATTTGTCTACTCCGTACGACAAAATTTTCCGTGAAGAAGGTGAGAACAGCAGAGAGTCGATTTTTGAAGTGCAGGCTACTGCTTCTGCCGCTATTCCATCGGCCAATGGCGTACAGTATGCACAAATACAAGGTACCCGTGGCGCCGGCGATT
The Phnomibacter ginsenosidimutans genome window above contains:
- a CDS encoding SusC/RagA family TonB-linked outer membrane protein, which produces MAKPVSLSVQNERLVNVLNLCFEGQVLTYTIEEKTIVVKRKTAEPEVEIPNTGTVVEQPQIVVTGRVSDIKGQPLVGASVYVKGTNNGTTTDNNGEYSISVDDNATLVFSFVGYTSTEQAVGNRKSINVSLKLIERSMEDVVVVGYGTQKKRDLTGSVSSIKGEEVASMPSTNPIASLQGKVAGLTVSNSGRAGASPVVRIRGVNSTNSASPVYVVDGILHDNIDFLNPADIESIDILRDPSSIAIYGVRGANGVIAITSKKAARGQTRINLQSNVGVQVVQDKIKITDAEGFKKLYNAQLANLNAAPFDYTNYTANTNWQNEVLQKAVMSSTNLSISNNSEKSTTYVNIGYTDQEGVLKFDRYKRYLVRLNEEIRFNKNIKVGGDITGYHFVNTPPGASISNALWAAPIVPIQADANTYYSMPSFQRAQVGNPIAALNRNQGNEVDKGFRVIGSLFAEVKFLQNFTWRSTVYTDLGFNTNRSYSRLPFSFINLGEGGTPTTTTFDQLARTTVSQQQSESRRFQQDHTLAFDKKFGNGHSINALAGFTTIYSASSFVGGTRRDTAVNIPDDPDFWYLSISNPNNPITNTGGGSESSIVGAFARVGYQFKNKYLLNATIRRDGSSKFAPENRWGTFGSIGAGWVLSDEKFFDKVKGINFLKLRAAWGRTGNANGIADNIFKPGVQNASTAIFADNIYTSIQAAYIPDPNLHWETVQGLDLGVDIRAFDNRLNAELTYYDRTTTDILTAVTLPNESRSYFTNLGKITNRGVEVNLGWSDNIGKKFGYRVGANFSYNYNVVNSIGNNFNFTILGNGGNNLTKTGESIGHFFGYRQTGIYQSTADISKQAAFINTLPGDIAYADLDGDDVITPADRTNIGTPFPPYSYGANIELNYNGFDFVLEGQGAAGHSIYTQRRTSTFAVLNYEANRLNAWTAPGTSNVEPILDNTRGNNFLMSTYFLEPGDYFRIRTLQVGYTFQQNALRKVGIQKARVFLSGQNIKTWSLVTGYSPEPLIGSILGGGADNGAYPVPAIYSCGINLTF
- a CDS encoding RagB/SusD family nutrient uptake outer membrane protein, translating into MKTINQLTWKACLLVLSAGLLFTSTGCNKFLDTERQGAYDEENYPYPGGSGPYDQFIFGAYNDLRSFNLHSQSFITAVSIRSDDADKGSTPADGGANALTMDNFPVLPSNGFLNTIWLGNYSLVTKCNSTIKEVNTNATIVAPEQIKQQTLGEARFLRAYAYFNLVRYFGSVPLIDSLFSDPAAQNNVPQSSAAQLYAFIESDLTFAAANLPLTWDAKFAGRVTRGAANGLLAKVYLTQKKWAAAQAAAQAVMASGVYDLSTPYDKIFREEGENSRESIFEVQATASAAIPSANGVQYAQIQGTRGAGDWDRGWGWNTPSVQLEAAYEAGDPRKNRTIMYTSTATTTYQTIYGETIPVGLPNPRYNGKVATNPSIRSAIGNRFGYWMNVRLLRYADVVLMFAEAANEVGGTANIEAARVALNSVRARARAGNNSVLPDVTTTDQELLRQAIRQERRVELAMEHDRFWDIVRWGIAQDVLQAAGKTNFSNSRDVLLPIPQTQIDLSAGVLKQNPGY